Proteins from a genomic interval of uncultured Desulfuromusa sp.:
- the meaB gene encoding methylmalonyl Co-A mutase-associated GTPase MeaB — protein sequence MSNIQNLADGVRSGNIRSLAKAITLIESRNSDHSRDATTLLDTLLLDSGDSIRIGISGVPGVGKSTFIEALGMHLLQQGHKVAILAVDPSSQLSGGSILGDKTRMEKLAREQNAFIRPSPSGSTLGGVARKTRETMLLCEAAGYDIIIVETVGVGQSEIAVAAMVDFFLLLQLANAGDELQGIKKGVMEIADAILINKAEGENRPRAELARQQYENALHLLRPKSNRWQVPALLCSALYNEGIDEVWNMILDFVTIMKKENEFADKRRLQATDWMWTMVMDNLKDLFLQDKNVAAMINQVQTGVSMGTTPPSVAARRLLEAFRRH from the coding sequence TTGTCCAATATCCAAAATCTCGCAGATGGTGTTCGCTCCGGCAACATTCGCTCCCTTGCCAAAGCAATCACCTTGATTGAGAGCCGTAATTCCGACCACTCCAGAGATGCAACCACCCTACTCGACACTCTGCTGTTGGATTCAGGTGATTCAATCCGGATTGGCATTTCAGGTGTTCCCGGAGTGGGGAAGAGCACCTTTATTGAAGCTCTGGGAATGCATCTGCTGCAACAGGGGCACAAAGTAGCGATCCTTGCCGTTGATCCATCATCCCAACTCTCCGGCGGTTCCATCCTCGGCGATAAAACCCGTATGGAAAAACTTGCCCGCGAACAGAATGCCTTTATTCGCCCTTCCCCTTCCGGCAGCACCCTAGGTGGTGTTGCTCGAAAAACACGTGAAACCATGCTTCTTTGCGAAGCAGCGGGATACGACATTATTATTGTTGAAACCGTTGGCGTCGGCCAGTCAGAGATTGCCGTCGCCGCCATGGTCGATTTTTTCCTCTTGCTCCAGCTGGCCAATGCCGGAGACGAACTTCAGGGGATCAAAAAAGGGGTCATGGAGATTGCCGACGCTATCCTGATCAACAAAGCCGAAGGGGAAAATCGTCCACGCGCCGAGCTGGCTCGGCAGCAGTACGAAAATGCCTTGCACCTGCTCCGCCCCAAAAGTAATCGCTGGCAAGTCCCGGCACTGCTCTGCAGTGCTCTCTATAATGAGGGGATTGATGAGGTCTGGAATATGATTCTTGACTTTGTCACCATCATGAAAAAAGAAAATGAATTTGCCGACAAACGTCGACTCCAGGCAACAGATTGGATGTGGACCATGGTCATGGACAACCTGAAAGACCTGTTTCTACAAGACAAAAATGTTGCAGCGATGATTAATCAGGTGCAAACCGGTGTCAGTATGGGGACAACACCTCCAAGTGTTGCAGCGAGAAGGTTGCTGGAGGCATTCAGAAGACACTGA
- a CDS encoding (Fe-S)-binding protein: protein MAKLKKLEDYRHEIDQCVKCGGCRAYCPAFGAEKHEGRVARGKIALADSLLKGDVHLEEKFLLDMSQCLLCGSCYAQCPNKVHTEDIVAATRREIANRKGLSTFGKGVGTVLKNQGLMNLLAKGGGAFSKLLFKKIPEQSGLRLRFPAPFISSDRTLPPLTAKPFRERHPEIIPGDADKPTVLFFTGCGINYMYPDSGEALLKALKFIGVTVIIPRAQVCCGLPAVSAGAAETVESLAEENLAVFQQNNYDYIVTACASCHSGLTQIYPGMGEEFNEFRDKVKDIFVFLIEQGFAEKLEELPKLKDRVKVTYHDPCHLRNHGITAEPRAILKALPQVDFVEMENAGTCCGLGGTYSVYHYDTSKKIGAKKAGFISESGADLVATDCPGCIMQLQDSINHANEKQHVVHILDLVAEVLPG, encoded by the coding sequence ATGGCCAAGCTGAAAAAATTAGAAGATTATCGTCACGAGATTGACCAATGTGTGAAATGTGGTGGATGTCGTGCTTATTGTCCCGCTTTTGGTGCTGAAAAACATGAAGGACGTGTTGCGCGTGGCAAAATTGCCCTGGCTGATTCTTTATTAAAGGGAGATGTTCACCTGGAGGAGAAGTTTCTCCTGGATATGTCCCAGTGTCTCCTGTGTGGCAGTTGCTATGCCCAGTGCCCCAACAAGGTTCATACCGAAGATATTGTTGCTGCTACGCGGCGGGAAATTGCTAATCGTAAAGGTTTGTCAACTTTCGGAAAAGGGGTTGGTACGGTCCTGAAAAATCAGGGGCTGATGAATCTTCTGGCAAAGGGCGGTGGCGCTTTTTCCAAGTTATTATTCAAAAAAATCCCCGAGCAGAGTGGTTTGCGACTCCGGTTTCCAGCTCCCTTTATCAGTTCGGATCGGACGTTGCCACCATTGACGGCAAAGCCGTTTCGGGAACGCCATCCTGAAATTATTCCCGGCGATGCAGATAAGCCGACAGTTCTTTTTTTTACCGGATGTGGCATCAACTATATGTACCCCGATTCGGGTGAAGCTTTACTCAAAGCACTCAAGTTCATTGGTGTGACAGTCATCATCCCCAGAGCTCAGGTGTGTTGTGGTCTCCCTGCGGTTTCTGCCGGCGCGGCAGAGACGGTTGAATCCCTTGCGGAAGAAAATTTGGCAGTGTTTCAACAGAACAATTACGATTATATTGTGACTGCCTGTGCATCCTGTCATTCCGGGCTTACGCAAATCTATCCGGGAATGGGAGAGGAATTCAACGAATTCAGGGATAAAGTTAAAGATATTTTTGTGTTTTTGATTGAGCAGGGGTTTGCTGAAAAACTCGAGGAACTTCCGAAGCTGAAAGATCGTGTCAAGGTGACTTATCATGACCCGTGTCACTTGCGAAATCATGGCATTACAGCTGAACCAAGAGCGATCCTAAAAGCTTTGCCCCAGGTTGATTTTGTCGAAATGGAAAATGCCGGAACCTGCTGTGGTCTGGGGGGAACGTATTCCGTGTATCACTATGATACCAGTAAAAAAATCGGTGCTAAAAAAGCAGGCTTTATCAGCGAAAGTGGTGCTGATCTCGTTGCCACCGATTGTCCCGGCTGTATTATGCAGTTGCAGGACAGTATCAACCACGCCAATGAAAAACAGCATGTCGTTCATATTCTGGATCTGGTTGCGGAAGTGTTGCCTGGATAG
- a CDS encoding ATP-binding cassette domain-containing protein codes for MNIISLNQVSHAFGGPKLLDRASLHIEAGDRICLLGRNGAGKSTLLHLINGDYLPDVGEIIRNQKVQTAYVPQEFPEQWTGKIENHLQQVLEQQGLDPHQADIQIEQTLTQLEMGPETQLEAMSGGQKRKALLATALVQNPDMLLLDEPTNHLDINAICWLENFLLRLRKTLIFISHDRTFARNLANRIIELDRGQLQDYRCDYATFLERRQDVLNSEDKTWARLDQKLAEEEVWIRKGIKARRTRNMGRVRDLLKLREERRQRRDRTGQVKLQLETGQRSGQMVFETENLGFKYGDNTIITGLDLRIMRGDRIGLIGPNGSGKTTLLKVLTEELKPSHGKLRFGTNLQIAYFDQLREQLDEERSVKQNIADDHDQVLINGTPRHIYGYLQDFLFTPERARTPVRVLSGGEKNRLLLAKLFTQPANLLILDEPTNDLDMETLDLLEELLLDYKGTVLLVSHDRSFLNNVVTSSLVFNGTGQVEEVIGGYDDWLATQPIAETAPKKEKQKQVRRKQRARKLSFKEKQELEALPEQIDALETEQADIHEKLADPEIYKEGDSSTITTLQQRLQAVEAELEKTYHRWDELDKIPE; via the coding sequence ATGAATATTATTTCTCTCAATCAAGTCAGCCACGCTTTTGGTGGCCCTAAACTTCTCGATAGAGCGAGTCTCCATATAGAAGCGGGTGACAGAATCTGTTTGCTCGGTCGAAATGGTGCGGGAAAATCAACCCTGCTGCACCTGATTAATGGTGATTATCTGCCCGATGTGGGTGAAATTATCCGCAACCAGAAGGTCCAAACGGCCTACGTCCCTCAGGAGTTTCCAGAACAGTGGACCGGAAAAATAGAAAACCACCTGCAGCAAGTGCTTGAGCAACAGGGCCTGGACCCCCATCAAGCCGATATCCAGATTGAACAAACCTTAACCCAGTTGGAAATGGGTCCCGAAACGCAGCTGGAAGCGATGTCCGGCGGACAGAAACGCAAAGCGTTACTGGCAACAGCTTTGGTACAAAACCCGGATATGCTATTACTGGATGAACCCACTAACCATCTTGACATCAATGCCATCTGCTGGCTCGAAAACTTTTTGTTGCGGTTGCGTAAAACACTCATTTTTATCAGCCATGATCGAACCTTTGCCCGCAACCTGGCTAATCGCATTATCGAACTGGATCGCGGTCAATTGCAGGATTATCGCTGCGATTATGCTACCTTCCTGGAGCGTCGCCAGGATGTTCTCAATAGCGAAGATAAAACCTGGGCACGACTCGACCAGAAGCTGGCAGAAGAAGAGGTCTGGATCCGCAAAGGAATCAAGGCGCGGCGCACCCGTAATATGGGAAGAGTACGGGATCTGTTGAAGTTACGTGAAGAACGCCGACAGCGCCGGGACAGAACAGGCCAGGTAAAGTTACAATTGGAAACAGGGCAGCGTAGCGGCCAGATGGTTTTTGAAACAGAAAATCTCGGCTTCAAATATGGTGACAACACCATTATCACCGGGCTTGATTTACGCATTATGCGCGGTGACCGGATCGGTCTGATTGGCCCCAATGGGAGCGGCAAAACCACCTTACTGAAAGTTCTGACTGAAGAGTTAAAACCCAGCCACGGGAAGCTACGTTTCGGCACAAACCTGCAAATTGCCTATTTTGATCAACTTCGCGAGCAATTAGACGAAGAACGAAGCGTCAAGCAGAATATCGCTGATGACCATGACCAAGTCCTGATCAATGGAACCCCTCGCCATATTTATGGTTATCTCCAAGACTTTCTCTTTACCCCGGAGCGCGCCCGCACTCCTGTCAGAGTCTTATCAGGTGGAGAGAAAAACCGCCTGCTTCTGGCTAAACTGTTCACCCAACCGGCAAATCTGCTCATTTTGGATGAGCCGACCAATGATCTTGACATGGAAACTCTGGATTTGTTGGAAGAACTGTTGCTGGACTACAAAGGGACGGTACTATTGGTCAGTCATGATCGGAGCTTTCTGAATAACGTTGTAACCAGCTCTCTTGTATTTAATGGCACAGGTCAGGTTGAAGAAGTCATCGGTGGCTACGATGACTGGCTGGCAACCCAGCCAATCGCAGAGACTGCACCCAAAAAAGAGAAGCAGAAACAGGTTCGGCGCAAACAACGCGCCCGCAAATTAAGCTTCAAGGAGAAGCAAGAACTGGAAGCGCTCCCTGAACAGATTGACGCTCTGGAAACAGAACAAGCAGACATACACGAAAAACTGGCCGATCCGGAAATTTATAAAGAGGGTGATAGTTCCACGATTACAACCCTGCAACAACGTCTGCAGGCGGTAGAAGCAGAATTGGAAAAGACCTACCATAGATGGGATGAACTGGATAAAATTCCCGAATGA
- a CDS encoding FAD-linked oxidase C-terminal domain-containing protein, protein MFDKSIITKLQQISGKDQVLTDKADLICYSYDATQKQYLPDVVVHPGTVAEISEIMKLANENKIPVFPRGAGTGFTGGSVPTAGGIVLGLTRFDKILDIDEENLVATIEPGVVTEDFQKTVEKVGLFYPPDPASLKVSTMGGNVAECAGGPRCVKYGVTKDYIIGLEIVTPTGDVIRTGGPTMKGVVGYDLTKLICGSEGTLAVITKIIVKLIPKPEAKKTMLVLFDSIDGAAQAVSAIIRGKIIPTTLEFLDARTLDCIRQATDLDVPDAARAVLLIEVDGDREFLDKQVAKVSAIVKPLGVVETRVADTPAESEALWQIRRSISASLRQVNPDKFNEDICVPRSKVPDMIRKIERIADHYQIPIVNYGHAGDGNIHVNIMVDEKVPGDHEKAEKAVFEVFEGALELGGTMSGEHGVGIMKAPFLDMELKANTIDYMKTIKRSLDPNNILNPGKIFPSDV, encoded by the coding sequence ATGTTTGACAAAAGTATCATCACAAAGCTCCAGCAGATCAGCGGTAAAGATCAGGTGCTAACGGATAAAGCCGACCTGATCTGTTACTCATATGACGCCACTCAGAAGCAGTATCTTCCGGATGTTGTTGTCCATCCGGGGACAGTGGCAGAAATCAGCGAAATCATGAAGTTGGCCAATGAAAATAAAATCCCGGTTTTTCCGCGTGGTGCCGGCACCGGATTTACCGGTGGCAGTGTTCCTACTGCAGGGGGAATTGTTCTTGGCCTGACACGGTTTGATAAAATTCTGGATATCGATGAAGAGAATCTTGTCGCAACCATAGAACCGGGTGTCGTTACCGAAGATTTCCAGAAAACCGTTGAGAAAGTCGGCTTGTTTTATCCTCCTGACCCCGCATCTTTGAAAGTGTCCACGATGGGCGGTAATGTTGCTGAATGCGCCGGAGGGCCGCGTTGTGTCAAATATGGGGTGACCAAAGATTATATTATCGGCCTGGAAATTGTGACCCCGACCGGTGATGTGATCAGAACTGGAGGGCCAACGATGAAGGGGGTTGTGGGTTACGACCTGACCAAGCTGATTTGTGGTAGCGAAGGAACTCTGGCAGTTATTACAAAAATTATTGTTAAATTAATTCCCAAGCCGGAAGCAAAGAAAACCATGCTGGTATTATTCGACTCAATCGATGGTGCTGCGCAGGCGGTCTCTGCCATTATTCGCGGCAAAATTATTCCGACCACCCTTGAATTTCTGGATGCGCGAACCCTTGATTGTATTCGCCAGGCGACAGATCTGGATGTTCCCGATGCGGCACGAGCGGTTTTACTGATTGAAGTGGATGGTGACCGGGAATTTCTGGACAAGCAAGTTGCCAAAGTGTCTGCTATTGTTAAGCCACTTGGCGTTGTTGAAACCAGAGTCGCTGATACTCCGGCTGAAAGTGAAGCTCTCTGGCAGATCCGCCGTTCTATCTCCGCATCGTTACGCCAGGTCAACCCGGATAAGTTTAACGAGGATATCTGTGTTCCGCGTTCAAAAGTGCCGGATATGATTCGCAAGATTGAACGGATTGCTGACCATTACCAGATTCCGATCGTCAATTATGGCCATGCAGGTGATGGCAATATCCATGTCAATATTATGGTTGACGAGAAAGTTCCCGGTGATCATGAAAAAGCTGAAAAAGCCGTCTTTGAGGTCTTTGAAGGGGCCCTTGAGCTGGGTGGAACCATGAGCGGTGAACATGGTGTCGGGATCATGAAAGCACCCTTTCTGGATATGGAACTCAAGGCCAACACTATTGATTATATGAAAACCATCAAGCGGTCTCTTGATCCGAACAATATCCTCAACCCTGGAAAAATTTTCCCAAGTGATGTTTAA
- a CDS encoding ion transporter, whose protein sequence is MPERKPQANYLFRHRLHEIIFEADTPAGKLFDVVLIFSIVLSVIVVMLDSVAELNIQYGQFFLVLEWFFTIIFTVEYALRLSCIGRPSKYATSFYGIVDLLSILPSYVSLLLPSGKYFLVIRILRLLRVFRVLKLVQYVGESNYLQRALWASRRKISVFLLSVLLMMIIFGSVMYIVEGAENGFTSIPRSIYWAIVTMTTVGYGDISPQTSLGQAIASLVMILGYGIIAIPTGIVTAELTFKKNISTQVCPECSAEGHDVNAKHCKFCGAELHPEKI, encoded by the coding sequence ATGCCGGAACGTAAACCACAGGCCAATTATCTGTTCAGGCACCGACTGCATGAGATAATATTTGAAGCGGATACCCCAGCGGGGAAGTTGTTTGATGTTGTTCTGATCTTCAGCATTGTTCTCAGTGTCATTGTGGTTATGCTGGACAGTGTTGCGGAACTGAACATTCAATATGGACAATTCTTCCTTGTTCTTGAATGGTTTTTTACCATTATCTTTACTGTTGAGTATGCGCTACGACTCAGCTGTATTGGTCGTCCTTCCAAGTATGCTACAAGTTTTTACGGTATAGTCGACCTGTTATCGATCCTTCCCTCTTATGTCAGTTTATTGCTACCCAGCGGTAAATATTTTCTGGTAATCCGGATTCTGCGGTTGTTGCGGGTTTTTCGGGTGTTGAAACTGGTTCAGTATGTTGGCGAATCAAACTATCTTCAGCGCGCCCTTTGGGCCAGCAGGCGTAAAATATCTGTCTTTCTTCTTTCCGTTTTGCTAATGATGATCATTTTTGGTTCAGTGATGTATATTGTTGAAGGGGCTGAAAATGGTTTTACCAGCATTCCCCGTTCCATCTACTGGGCTATTGTGACGATGACAACGGTTGGTTATGGAGATATTTCACCCCAGACCAGTCTGGGGCAGGCGATTGCATCTCTGGTGATGATTCTTGGTTACGGAATTATTGCGATTCCAACCGGGATTGTGACGGCGGAATTAACTTTTAAGAAGAATATTTCAACGCAAGTCTGTCCGGAATGTAGTGCCGAAGGACATGATGTCAATGCAAAACATTGTAAATTCTGTGGTGCTGAACTGCACCCGGAAAAGATTTAA
- a CDS encoding VCBS repeat-containing protein: MTLIAKLSLLILLVFPFSSLAAIPVQLTTDFEPISGTIIMPIGEEYLVDLDASVNLQVGDILTLIMAGEKVIHPITKETLGTLDLAKGYLQVTQIKSGYSYVKLLSAEVSPKKGDRVKRFEQTPTRFESSQPSGKLAEELKIALPHLNWLSDSDKTNPELIFFLADNSLKIINSAGVELKTYPYHDGQLTAQTTVAQTPDIFQLKEPPQKNKSLLNQAVSNLTGSISIGKKDKRLENPGIIQNQQQQNGIWIGQNLDGNPVGVAVADFDGDGQLETAVAMEDHLQILRMTNNKFVPVATINFAKSVHLLSLDTVDIDSNGTPEIYLSANVGKKLSSQVVEFKQGSYQSTISRIPWFFRTVDLPQEGRTLIAQSMGDSENPFFGQPFRVIRSENELIQGTSIPLPERINLFSFVPFQGTNNDSLYAYISEGDYLHVKNPQGDTIWDSADHFGGTEVSFYNGKQTGTSKDELIQPVYIQQRLLTLPSGEILAAQNEGFRSLNRYRNFNKSRVVALSWNGFAFQEKWKTSAQAGYLADFTLADADNDGQDELVMAIKFQQKNLLQKGRSTVVIYELN, encoded by the coding sequence ATGACATTGATCGCAAAATTAAGTTTGCTTATTTTACTCGTTTTTCCCTTCTCTTCACTGGCTGCGATACCAGTTCAACTGACAACCGACTTTGAGCCGATCAGTGGCACGATCATCATGCCCATCGGTGAAGAGTATCTGGTTGATCTTGATGCGTCGGTCAATCTTCAAGTCGGGGACATTTTAACCCTTATTATGGCCGGTGAGAAAGTTATCCACCCCATCACCAAAGAAACACTAGGGACTCTCGACCTTGCAAAAGGTTATTTACAGGTTACTCAGATCAAATCAGGATATTCTTACGTCAAATTATTATCAGCAGAAGTCTCCCCCAAAAAAGGTGATCGAGTCAAAAGATTTGAACAAACGCCTACTCGGTTTGAATCTTCCCAGCCTTCCGGAAAACTGGCTGAAGAGCTAAAAATAGCCCTGCCCCACCTGAACTGGCTCAGTGATAGCGACAAAACCAACCCTGAATTGATATTTTTTCTTGCAGATAACAGTCTAAAAATCATCAATAGTGCCGGAGTTGAACTTAAAACATATCCGTATCATGATGGCCAACTCACGGCCCAAACGACCGTTGCCCAAACCCCCGACATCTTTCAGCTAAAAGAGCCCCCTCAAAAAAATAAATCATTATTGAATCAGGCCGTCAGTAATCTCACCGGCTCTATAAGCATTGGTAAAAAGGATAAACGTCTTGAAAATCCAGGGATTATTCAGAACCAGCAACAACAAAATGGTATCTGGATAGGACAAAATCTCGATGGGAACCCTGTCGGAGTTGCTGTCGCTGACTTTGATGGCGACGGACAGTTGGAAACGGCTGTGGCGATGGAAGATCATTTACAGATCCTACGAATGACAAACAATAAATTTGTACCTGTTGCAACCATCAATTTTGCCAAGAGCGTACACCTCTTGAGCCTGGATACTGTAGATATTGATAGCAACGGCACCCCGGAAATTTATCTGAGTGCTAATGTTGGAAAAAAACTCAGTTCTCAAGTCGTTGAATTTAAGCAAGGCAGCTATCAATCAACAATAAGCCGGATACCTTGGTTTTTTCGCACCGTTGACTTACCACAGGAAGGTCGCACCCTGATTGCACAATCAATGGGAGATTCAGAAAATCCTTTCTTTGGCCAGCCTTTCCGGGTTATCCGTTCAGAGAATGAGCTCATTCAGGGCACGTCAATCCCACTTCCTGAGAGAATCAACTTATTCAGCTTTGTTCCCTTCCAGGGAACAAACAATGACTCCCTTTATGCATATATCTCGGAAGGTGATTACCTCCATGTGAAAAACCCTCAGGGAGATACAATTTGGGACTCTGCTGACCATTTCGGCGGAACCGAGGTCTCTTTTTACAACGGAAAACAAACCGGCACTTCAAAAGATGAACTTATTCAGCCGGTCTACATACAGCAACGTCTTTTAACTCTCCCCTCAGGAGAAATTCTTGCGGCCCAGAATGAAGGGTTTCGTTCTCTTAACCGCTACCGTAATTTCAACAAAAGTCGCGTTGTGGCTCTTTCCTGGAATGGTTTTGCCTTTCAGGAAAAGTGGAAAACATCTGCACAAGCAGGTTATCTGGCTGATTTTACTCTGGCTGATGCTGACAACGATGGTCAGGACGAGCTGGTCATGGCAATCAAATTTCAGCAGAAAAACCTGCTTCAGAAAGGGCGTTCAACTGTCGTCATCTATGAATTGAATTAG
- the mce gene encoding methylmalonyl-CoA epimerase, with amino-acid sequence MLKKINHIGIAVKSLEDSIPFYRDQLGMNFEGTEEVVEQKVKVAFLQIGESRIELLEPTTEDSPIAKFLEKKGEGVHHMAYEVEDVSAALTQMKQAGVRLIDETPRHGAHNSLIAFLHPKSTGGVLTEICQAGKH; translated from the coding sequence ATGCTTAAAAAAATTAACCACATAGGTATCGCAGTAAAAAGCCTGGAAGATTCCATCCCCTTCTACCGCGATCAACTCGGTATGAACTTCGAAGGGACAGAAGAAGTCGTTGAACAGAAAGTCAAGGTCGCTTTTTTACAGATTGGCGAAAGCCGAATTGAGCTTCTGGAACCAACGACTGAGGACTCCCCGATTGCCAAGTTTCTGGAAAAAAAAGGAGAAGGCGTTCATCATATGGCGTATGAAGTTGAAGACGTGTCCGCAGCTTTAACACAAATGAAACAAGCAGGGGTCCGCCTGATTGACGAGACCCCCCGCCACGGTGCTCACAACAGTTTAATTGCATTCTTACATCCGAAATCAACGGGTGGTGTGTTGACCGAAATCTGTCAGGCTGGAAAGCATTAG